In the genome of Streptomyces sp. P3, the window CAGCCCGTTGAAGAGGGCGGTGTTGAGGAACAACGGTCGCAGTGTGCTGTCGGCGAGGATGAACCGCCAGCCGCCGAGCAGGTCTCCGGCCCGCATACGCGTGTCCGCCCGGCGCTCCGGCCGCGATTCGTGTCCGCCCGCGGCGCGGATGCCGAGGGCCGAGAGCAGGTAACTGACCGCGTCCGCCGCCACCGTCGCCACCGGACCGAGCAGGCCGATCGCCATACCGCCCAGCGGCGGTCCGACGATCGTGGTCGTCCAGGCCGTGGACTCGAACCGGGCATTGGCGACGAGCAGGTCCTCGGCCGGCAGCAGCGTCTTCAGGTACGCGCCCGACGCGGCGCGGAAGGTGATGTCGGCCGCCGCGACGACGACGGAGACCAGCAGGAGCTGGAGGAAGGTGAGCACGCCGAGCGCGAACGCGGCCGGGATCGTCAGCAGCGCCGCGCACCGCACCAGGTCCATGCCGATCAGCACCGGGCGCTTCCGGCGGTATTCCACCCACGGGCCGAGCGGCACCGCCGCGACCGCGCCCACCGCAGCCCCCACGCCGGAGAGCGCGCCGACCTCGGCCGGCCCGGCGTGCAGCACCCGGAGGGCGATCAGCGGGAACGCGCCGAAGGCGAGCCAGGTGCCGAGGGCGCTGGTCCCGTACGCGCCCCAGATCCACCCGAACTGTCGCCCCAGCCGGTGACCCGGCAACCGCCCGAGTCGACGTCCGGGTAGCCGCCCGACCCGGTGCTTGTTCCGCATGTACGTCCCCTGGCTCTCGCCCTGCACAACCGATGCGCGATCGAAAGCATCAAAGCGATCGTCCTACCTGCGAAGCAAACAACCGTCGGGCTATCTGCAACAACCGACAGTTGTGTCCGTAGAGTGTCGCCCATGGACCTCGACACCGTGCGCACCTTTGTCGCCGCCGCCGACGCGGGACGGTTCCAGGAGGCCGCCGCCGAGCTCGCGATCACCCAGCAGGCCGTCTCCAAGCGCATCGCCGCCCTGGAGCGCGGTCTCGGGGTGCGACTGTTCACCCGCACCCCGCGGGGCGCCGGGCTCACCATCGACGGACAGGCGTTCCTGCCCCATGCGCGCGAGCTGCTGCGCGTCGCCGAGCGGGCGGCCGCCTCCGTGTGCACCGGCCGCCGTCCGCTGCGCGTCGACGTGCTCACCTCCCGCAGCGCGCAGTCGGGCCTGATGCGCGGTTTCCACCGCGCACACCCCGACATCGAGCTCGACGTGATGATGCTCTTCGACGTCGAGACGGCGGTCGCCGCCCTTCGGTCCGGTGCCCTCGACGCGTCCTTCCGCGCGGTCGCCGTGCCCGGCCGGCCCCTTCCCGACGGCATCGAGTCCGTCCGGGTGCTCGACGAGCCGCTCGAGCTCCTCACCGGCCCGGCGCACGCCCTGGCGGGCGCCAGATCGGTCACCGTCGCCCGGCTCACCGGGCACCGCATCTGGATGCCCGGCATCGTCCCCGGCACCGAGTGGGCCGCCTACTACGAGGACCTCGTCGCCGCGTTCGGCCTCACGATCGAGGCGACCGGCCCCAACTTCGGCTCCGACGCGCTCCTCGACACCATCGCCGACACCCCGGCCCTGGCCACCTTCATGGGCGGACGGACCCGCCTCGTCTGGCCGGCCGGGCACGGCCTGCGGCGCATCCCGGTGACCGACCCGACCCCCGTCTACCCGCACTCACTCCTGTGGCACCGTGACAACCCGCACCCGGCGCTGGCCACCCTGCGCGCCTACCTCGCCGCCACGGTGACCGGTCACGACGCCGCCGGGACCTGGACGCCCGACTGGGTCGTGCCGCGCTGAAGGCCGCCGGGGCAGTGCGCATGTCGCGGGGCGCCGACCGGGGGACCGGCGAAAGACCGAGGGCGGAGGTGGCTCACAGTTGTGTCCCGTAACCTCGGGCGTGCGGATGTCAGTTGAAGGATCATCGAGTTCGAGGAGGCGAGGGTGTTCGGACCGGGCATGCGATGGCTCGCGGGCGCCATGACCGTGGCCTGCGCGGTGCTCGTCGGCCCCAGCGCACCGAGTGACGCCCTCGCCGGCGGCTCACTGCCCGCCGACGCCGTCCGGGAGGTCGTGCCCCACCGGGTCATGACCTGGAACCTGTGCAACCCCTGCGAGGAGAGCAACGCCGACCGGGCTGCGGAGATCGCCAGGTATGCGCCCCAGGTGATCGGGCTGCAGGAAGCGTGCGCGGGTGACGTCGCGAGGATCCGGAACATGCTGGCGAGGCGTTACGGGCTCGTCTACCAAGTCGTGTACGGGTCGGTTCTCCAGGACTGGGGCCGCTGCGGGGGAGTGCCGTGGAACCCGGACGGTTACGGCCAGGCCTTGCTCTCGGCGGCGCCGATGACCGACCGGGTCATCGTGGAGTACCCCGACGGTGGCTCCGAGGACCGTGGGTACATGGCGGTCACCACGTCGGTGGGCGGCCGACCCGTCCGGGTCTTCAACACGCACCTCGCCGAACGACGTCAGGAATCGGTCCGCGCGGATCAGGTCGGCGTACTCGCCGCGGAGGTGGCCCGGCACGGCCGCGCGATCGTCCTCGGCGACTTCAACGCCGTTCCGGACGCTCCCGAACTCGCGCCGATGTGGGCACTGGCCACGGACACGGATTCCGAGTGCCGCCCCTCGCCCGCGGACGGCTGCCTGACGACCACCGACTGGCACAGCAAGTTCGACTACGTCTTCCTGCGTGGGGTCACCGCGCTCGAGCACCACGTGCAACCCTCCGCGTACTCGGACCACCATCTGCTCGAGACCGATCTGGACCTCGGTCGGGGTGTCGCGGCGGCTCCCGGAGCCGTGAGAAAACGGTGAGCGGTGCGCGGCGGATGTCGTTACTGTCGACGCCATGGTGCTCCCTTCCCGTACACGTCCCGCCTACGACGCCGATGAGCGGACGCAACTGATCGCCTGGTTGAACATGCAGCGGGCGCTCATCCACTGGAAGTGCGAGGGCCTTTCGGCCGAGAACGCGCACCGGGCCGTGATCCCGACGTCGCCGCTGATGACGGTCGCGGGACTGGTCTCCCACATGCGGTGGGTCGAGCACTGCTGGTTCGAGGTCGTGCACATGGGACGTCCGGCCACCGGCCCGCAGTTCGACGAGTCGGTCGACGACGCGGACATGCGCGTGGAGGGCGTACCGCTGGAGCAGTTGCTGCGCGAGTACAGCGAGCAGTGTGCAGTCTCGGACGAGATCATCGCGAGCCACCACCTGGACGACGCCGGACGCCAGAAGGAGTTCCGGGCCGGCGCCGCGACCCTGCGCTGGACGCTGATGCACATGATCGAGGAGACCGGCCGGCACGCCGGCCATCTGGACATCGTGCGCGAACTGCTCGACGGCAGCAAGGGATACTACTGAGCCGGTGGACGGGCTCGAGTACCGACGGTTCGTCGCCGCCGAGGTCGACTCGCTGGTGTGCTTCCTGACTCGAGACACCTGGCCGTTCCACGTCTCGGCCACCGTCGGACGGGACGAAGTGCACGCGTGGGCTGCCGCCGGTGTGTTCGACAGTGACGAGACCCGCACCTTCTGGATCACCGTGCACGGAGAAGCCGTCGGCCTGATCAGGCTCATGGACCTCGGCGACGGCACTCCGCTGTTCGACCTCAGGATCGCCTCGGATCACCGGGGCCGGGGCATGGGCCCACGGGCTCTCGCCTGGCTCACCCGGTACGTGTTCACCGAGTTCCCCGATGCCGAACGGATGGAGGGGACCACTCGGCAGGACAACGTGGCCATGCGGAGGACGTTCGAGAAGGGCGGATACGTCAAGGAAGCCCACCATCGCGACGCCTGGCCCGGAGCCGGAGGACGCCGCTACGACTCGGTCGGGTACGCGATCCTGCGCCGGGACTGGGCAACCGGCACGGTCACGCCGACGAACTGGCACGACGAGCGGCTCTGACCCGCTCCGAAGTCCCGCGCGGCCTTTCGCGGCAGGAAGATGCCGAGAAAAGCCGCCCCGAGTGCGAGCGGGATGAGGGAGAGGAGCCGTGCACGTTCCATGTGGGGTGCGAGGCGTCTGCCGGGGTGCCGGTTGGGCGGTGGCTGGTCTTCGCTACGGGGTGAAGACCTCGTCGAGGCGGTCGATGGCCCCGTCGTCCCCGAGGTGGTAGGTGAACACCAGCCCGGAGTCCGGGTGCGCCTCGAGCCAGTCGAGGAACTCCTGGACACCGATGGGCTGATTCTCGGTGCTCTCGACGATGGGGTTGGTCACGGTGATGTCCGCGGCCTGGTCCATCGGGATGTAGGTCTCCTTGCCCACTGTTTCGAAGGGCGCTCCGTCGGAGTCCGGCGTGCCGCATCCCCAGTTGCCGTGTCTGACGATCAGGCTCAGGGAACCCCCTTCCGGTGTGTAGCGGTAGACCGCGATCTCGTCGGGGGAAATGGGCATCTTGTGGTCGCAGCCGTCGTCGGTGCCGTCGCCCGCGACGGCCGGTGAGGCCGGCACGGGGGAGACCGGGGGCTTGGGGACGGCGGGGACGACGGCAGGGGACTTGACGCCGCCGCCCGCGCCCGAGGAGGCCGTCGCGGCGGGCTTCTCGGCCGAGGCGCCCGGGCTCGCCGTCGCCTTGTCCGCCGGGCCGCCGGCCGTTGTCGCACTCGGTGTCGCGTCACCGCCGGCATTCGCGGTGCCGCCGCCACCGGAGCAGCCCGTCAGGCCCAGCGCCGCCACGGCGCACACGCCCATCACGACTGCTCGGACAGAGCCCGGTCTGCGGCGGCTCTTCCTCGGCGTCAGATGCATGCTGCGTCCCCCGTCTTCTTCGTTCGAGATCTCCGTGAGCCCGACCGGCTCGAGACAGTGGACGAGTTTCGGCCGCCGATGGTTGCGTTTCCGGCCAGAATTCGTGGCGCGGCGTACGGGGCGGCGCCGACGTGCCCGGCGGGGGCGACGCCTGCCGCGATACGCCTGACGGCACGTGAGACGAGGATCTACGGTGAACCTTGCGAAAACCCTGTGACGGCCTTCCTGTGACGGCCCCGGAGCGAATGACGGAGGGCTGCGTGGAGTCCCGGCTCCCCCTCGGCGAAAGAGGTCCCCGCCGCGGTGGGCCGTTCCACCACCCGTACCGCGTGAGGCACCATGAACCTGCACCTGCTCGGACCCCTTGAACTGCGCATCGCGGGGAGTGTGGTCGACGTCGGGCAGCCGCGGCGTCGGGCGGTCCTCGCGGCGCTGGCCGCCGACGCCGGCCGGCCCGTGTCGGTGCACACGTTGGTGGACCGGGTCTGGGACACCGCGGCACCCGACGGTGCCCGTTCGGTCCTCTACTCGCACATCAGCCGACTGCGGCGGCTCCTGGACAGCGCGCAGTCCACGGCAGGCGGCGTCGACGCGGAGCCGCCCCTTGCGCCGCTTCGCATCCGCCGGACCTCCGGTGGCTATGTCCTGGAAGCGGACGAGCACACCGTCGACCTGCTCCGCTTCCGCTCGCTCGTCGCGCAGGGGCGCGAGCCGCACCTGTCCGACACGCACCGGGCGCACGTCCTGGGGGAGGCGATGCGGCTGTGGCGCGGCGTGCCGATGGCCGGACTGCCCGGCGCGTGGGCCGAGCGCACGCGGGCCGCCTGGACCCAGGAGCGCGTGGAGGCGGCGCTCGCCTGGGCCCGAACCCTGCTGCGGCAGGGCAAGCCCGAGGAAGTCCCCGCTGTCCTGCAGCCGTTGCTGGCGGAGCACCCGCTCTGCGAGCCGCTCGCCGTGGCGGTGGTCCGAAGCCTTGCCGCCGCGGGAAGAGCCGCCGAGGCGGTGCACGCGTACACCGTGATCCACCGGCAGCTCCGCACGGAGCTCGGCGTGGATCCGGGCCCCGAACTGCAGGCGGCGTACGAGGAGACGCTGCGCGACGCCGGACGGGTGGAGTCGTCGGGTAGCGGATCCGCCCCTGCCGCCGTCAGCACGCCGCACCCCGCCCCCGGCGCGGCCCTCGTGCCGATACCCGCACAACTGCCCATGGGTATAAGTCACTTCTGCGGGCGAGAGGAGCAACTGGCCGAACTCACACGGTGCCTGATCGGCAAGGACGGTCCAGCCGGTCCGGCCGCGGGGGAGTCGGGGGCGGCCGTGGTCGTCTCCGCCGTGTCCGGCACCGCGGGCGTCGGCAAGACCGCGCTGGTCGTGCGCTGGGCGCACCGGTTCCGTCAGGCCTTTCCCGACGGACAGCTCTACGTCGATCTCCGAGGCTACGATCCCGACGAGCCGCTCTCCGCGGCTCAGGCCCTCGCCGGGTTCCTGACCGCCCTGGGCGTGCCAGGCCAGGACATACCGCCGAGGCTCGACGACCGGGCGGCGCGCTACCGCACGGCGGTCGACGGACGGCGTCTGCTCATCCTCCTCGACAACGCGGCCTCCGCCGCACAGGTGCGTCCGTTGCTGCCCGGGAGCCCGACGTGCAAAGTGGTCGTCACGAGCCGGGACTCGCTGTCGTCCCTGGTCTCGGTCCACGGGGCGCACCGCGTGATCCTCGACGTCCTCTCCCCGGACGAGGCGCACACCCTGCTGCGCGCCCTGCTCGGATCGCGCGTCGACGCCGACCGCGCCGCCGCCACCGCCCTCGCGGAGCTGTGCGGATCACTGCCCCTGGCCCTGCGCGTGGCGGCCGAACTGGTGCTGTCCCGCCCCCGGGAACCGCTGGCCGACCTGGTGGAGGAACTACGGGATCACCGCCGGCGTCTGGACGTGCTGGATTCCGGCGACGGAGATCCCCGGGCGGCCGTACGAGCCGTGTTCTCGTGGTCCTACGACCGTCTTCCCGAGCCGGACGCGCGCCTGTTCAGGTTGCTCGGCCTGCACCCGGGGCCCGACGTGGACGCCTACTCGGCCGCCGCCCTGGCCGGCGAGACCGTGGAGCGTACGCGGCGGTCCCTGGACGTCCTGTCCCGCGCGCACCTAGTGCACCGCAGCGGTCCCGGCTGCCACGGCATGCACGACCTGCTGCGTGCCTACGCCGCGGACCTCACGAGCCGGCACGACGGGACGGCGGAGCGCGACGCCGCCCTCACCCGTCTCCTGGACCACTGCCTGGCGGCGTCGGCGGCGGCCATGGACGTGCTGTATCCCGCCGAACGGCATCTGCGGCCCGTCGTCGAGGCGCCCGCCGGCGCTCTGCCGCCGCTGCGCACGGCCGACGAGTGCCGGGCCTGGCTGCGTGCCGCCCAGCCCACCCTGGTGGCCCTGTGCTCCCGGACCGAGGAGCCCGGGCCGTCCCGGCACACCGTCCGGCTCGCCACCACGCTCCACCGCCACTACGAGCGTTCGGGGCACCTCGCCGACGCGATGACCGTGCACACGCACGCCCTGCGAGCGGCCCGCGCGGTGGGAGACGTCGTCGGCGAGGTCGACGTCCTGGTGTGCGTCGGCGCGGTCCACCGGCGGCTCGGCGACCACGAGAGTGCCCACCGCCACCACGCGGACGCGCTGGACTTGTGCCGTCGGGTGGGATACCGGGCCGGGGAGGCACGCCATCTCACCAACGTGGGCGTACTGCACGAGTTGCAGGGCCGGTACCGGGACGCGGCCGACCACCACGAGCAGTCGGTCGAGCTGTTTCGCGCGGTCGGTGACGTCCATGGCGAGGCCGACGCGCTGAACAACCTGGGCATCGTGCAGGAGTTGCTCGAGGACTACCAGGCGTCGATCGAGCGGTATCAGCAGGCGTTGGTGCTGTACCGGCGGACGGGTCACGCGTTCGGGGAGGCCAGCGCCCTCGGCAACCTCGGGATCGTGCTGGCGCGTCTGGGCGACCACGCCGCCGCTGCCGGCCGCTTCGAACGGGCGCTCGCTCTCTTCCGGCGGCTCGGGCACACCGGAGGAGAAGCGCACGCTCTGTCCAACCTCGGTGACGCACTGTGCCGCCAGGGTGAACACGAGGAGGCCGCCGAGCACCAGCGGCAGGCCCTCGTCCTCTTCCGGCGGACCGGGGAACCCTATGGCGAGGCGGGTGCCCTCAACGGCCTCGGCGAAGCCCTGCACGGCGCCGGGCGGCACACCGAGGCCCTCGACGCCCACGCGTCGGCGCTGGAAGTGGCCCGCGGAATCGGCGAACAGGAGGAGCAGGCCCGCGCGCACATCGGCGCGGCCCTCGTCCGGCAGGGCCGGGGGGAGCGGGCGCGGGCCGTCGACCACCTTCGCCAAGCCCTGTCCCTGTACACCGCCCTGGGATCTCCACGCGCGGAGGAGACACGCAAGATGCTGCTGTCCGTGACGGCCGACTAGCCCGTCCCGGTCCGGCGACCGACCCGTCTGGTCGACGAACCGGACGCCGCGGCGCCGGGCCCGTTCGTGGAGCCGCACCCGCAGGTTCGCGGAGCGGCTGGGCGCGACGGAGGGGACGCGGCCGGCGGTCGTCGCGCGCCGCGGCCGCGCGGTGACCCGGGTCCGCAGCACCACCCCCGTCCGCCCGGACATCGTCGTCATGCCCTTCCGCCGGCCCCGGGCGAGGGACGCGCCGATTCGCTGACCGACCCAGCCCCGACCCGACCTTCCGCACGCCGGCGTTTTCAAGGCGTGCGCGGTCCGGGTGGCGTCCGTAAAGGAGTGAGCCGCGGCCGCGCCGCGCAGCCGCTCCCCGCGCCTCGTGCACCTCCCGCACCTGCGTCCTGACCTGCCCGGCCGGCCCGAGCACCCGTTGCGTCCGGTCGGCACTTCGCCGTGCGCTCAGCGCATGTTTTGACCTTACGAGCTAAGTGGCGTATGTATGTATACATCGTAAATTTACAGCAGAGAGCCAGCTAGGACGGGTCGACGGGCAAGGGACCGAGTCATGATCAATCTCCCCCATGTGATCGCGCTGATCCCCGCATACAAGGAGACCGACTCCCTCGGTCATGTCCTTGACGCGCTGCGGAGGCAGACGCACCCGGCGGATCGCGTCATCGTGACCCTGGACCCGCACAAAGACGCGCGAAGGACCGGGGAGCTGGAACGGATTTCGCGCGAGGCGGGTGCCGAGGTCTGGCATTCGAGCGGCAATCGCTTCAAGAAGGCGGGCAACCTCAACGGGGCGCTGGACAGGCTCCTGCCGACCCTCGCCGACGACGACGCGGTCCTCATCCAGGACGCCGACACCTATCTGGATCCACACTTCCTCGAGGTGACACGCAAGAGGATGAGCCAGGGCTACGGCGCCGTGGGCGGGAACTTCCGCGGCCGCTCGGGAGGGCGTCTGTGCGGCGCGTTCCAGCGCAACGAGTTCGCCCGCTACGCACGGGACACGGCACGCAAGAGCGGCAAGGTGCTCTGCCTGACGGGCACCGCCTGCCTCTTCCGGGTGAAGGCCCTGAAGGACGTGCTCGCCGCCCGGGACAGCGGAAGGCTGCCGGCGGCCGACGGCGTCTACGACACGAAGGCGCTGACCGAGGACAACGAACTCACCCTCGCCCTCAAGCATCGCGGCTGGCGCATCGTGGCCCCGGCGCGCGCGACCATGACCACCGAGGTCATGGAGACGTGGAGGGCCCTGGCCAAGCAGCGGCTCCGCTGGAAGCGGGGTGCACTCGAAAACCTGTTCGGCTACGGTCTGACGCGCCACACCATGGAGGGGTGGGCCAGACAGGTCATCGCCTTCCTCGGGGCGACCGTGTCGACCGTCTACGTGGGTTCCGTCATCTGGTTCCTCGTTGTCGGAGCGGGTCTGCGGATCACCCCGTTCTGGATCGCCTTCACGGCCTTCTACGCCATCGAGCGGGCCGTCACCGTGAAATCCCGGGGCTGGCGGGCGGCACTCGCGTCGATGCTGGTCATACCGGAGTGGTTCTACGACCTGTTCCTCCAGGGCGTGCACATCCGTGCGCTCGCGGACGCGGCTCTGCAGAGGGAGCGCTGTTGGTGAAGCGAACGCTGTTGGTGAAGTGACGAGCAAGCAGGAAAGGGAGAAGGAAATGGCGAACTACTCAGGCGCAGGCACCACGGCGGCCGGCACCGGCGCGGCAGGAGTGCTGCCCGTCACCGGCGGACCCGGCAGCCTCTGGTTCTGGATCGTCGTGTTCGTTCTGGTCTCCGCGGGATGCGCCGCTCTGCGACTGGTGCCGCGCAGGACCCACGAGGACTCGTGACAGTCCCATGAGAAACGCACTGCGTCTGCTGGGCATCGGCCTGATACTCGCCGGTATGACCCTGGGGGGCTTCAAGGTCTTCCAGGACTGGCGGTCGGACCATGCGTACATGCACGCCCAGCAGGCCCTCCGGGAAGAGTTCCAGAAGTCCGCTGCTCATCCGAAAGCGGCTCCGGAGAAGAAGCCCGCCGCTCATGAGGGGCAGGCACTCGCGGTGCTCCGGATTCCACGGTTCGGTCCGCAATACGCACCTGTCGTGGTCCAGGGCGTGTCCCAAGCCTCACTACGAAAGGGTCCCGGTCACTTCCCGGGGACCGCGATGCCCGGGGAGACCGGCAACTTCGCGCTCGCCGGTCACCGCACCGGCTGGGGACAGCCGTTCAACCGGCTCCCCGAACTGAGGAAGGGCGACGCCGTCACGGTCGAACGGCAGGGGAAGTCCGCCACCTACCGGGTCACCCGGACCAAGGTCGTGAAGCCCACCGACGTCGGTGTCGTCCTTCCGGTGCCGGACAGGCCGGCGGCCGAGCCCGACAAGGCCCGGATCACCCTCACCACGTGTACGGACCGCGGCCCCGACGGCACCTACGTCCACCGGTTCGTCGTCTGGGGCGAACTGGCCGAACGGTGATCGAGCCCCCACCCGACCTCCGCCCCCGCCCCTTCCCGATCCCATCGGCGCGTGCCGGTGGGATCTCCGCGTTCACCCCCCCCCGGTCCCCGCCAGTGACCGCTCTCGATGAGCCTGCCGCGGGCCGCAGCCGGGTGGCGACCGCAGGCGCGGCCACGAACACCCATGCCCACAGGGCCCCGCCGTCACCGAGGCGTGTCACCTCCCTCGTCCGCACGAGCGCGGAGGGGCGAAGGGTGGGCCGGTCTCAGTCGGGCCGGCCGAGATCGTTGGTCTGGTCGCTCGTCGAAGGACCGGTGCTCCGCCACTGCGCGGGACTCACCAGACGGGTCCGCGCGGCCAGTCGGCGCAGGGCGTCGACGGCTCCCCGGTCGAGTTGCGCGCCGCTGTAGCCGACGTACGCGACGACGCCCGGTGCCGGCTCCCAGGCCAGTGCTCCGTTGCCGCCGAACGCCGACGTGACGACCGCGGGTCTGCCCTGCACGGTCCCGGCCGGCCGGGCGCCCCCGGCGTACAACGCGTCTTCGAAGCCACCGCATCGGGCCACGCCGGTGAAAGTCAGGCCGCCGGAGAGCTCGTCGGTCTCCCCAGTCGCGTGGGAGCGGTAGCGGGCCTCGTTCACCTGGGCCGGCCACAGGGTGCCGGTGGCCGCTACGGACAGCCCGCGTGGTGCGTCGACGTGGGGGCGGCCGGATTCGACGCGGGTGGCGGCCGCGACGGCGATCAACTCGGACCGCGGCAGATCACCTCGGACCCGGGCGTACGAGCCCGCGACCGGCCAGACGACCTCCCGCGCCAGGGCCCTCCCCGACACGCCGCCGACCCGGACCGCTCGTCCCCCTGACGGCGCCGTCACGGGGAAGGTGACCACCGCGCCGTGCCGTC includes:
- a CDS encoding MFS transporter; this encodes MRNKHRVGRLPGRRLGRLPGHRLGRQFGWIWGAYGTSALGTWLAFGAFPLIALRVLHAGPAEVGALSGVGAAVGAVAAVPLGPWVEYRRKRPVLIGMDLVRCAALLTIPAAFALGVLTFLQLLLVSVVVAAADITFRAASGAYLKTLLPAEDLLVANARFESTAWTTTIVGPPLGGMAIGLLGPVATVAADAVSYLLSALGIRAAGGHESRPERRADTRMRAGDLLGGWRFILADSTLRPLFLNTALFNGLVMATQPLLAVLMLGRLGFSPWQYGLAFAAPSIGGLLGSRLARPLVTRFGGHRVLIVSGAVRALWPVGLAFPGPGAGGLLLVVGVEFGLIFCCGVFNPVYTTWRLERTATDRVTRTLSAWAVTTKASAALLTAVWGVLGGLLGPRTAIGLAGVLLLATPLLLPRRAGALPSTPGPEPAPARG
- a CDS encoding LysR family transcriptional regulator; protein product: MDLDTVRTFVAAADAGRFQEAAAELAITQQAVSKRIAALERGLGVRLFTRTPRGAGLTIDGQAFLPHARELLRVAERAAASVCTGRRPLRVDVLTSRSAQSGLMRGFHRAHPDIELDVMMLFDVETAVAALRSGALDASFRAVAVPGRPLPDGIESVRVLDEPLELLTGPAHALAGARSVTVARLTGHRIWMPGIVPGTEWAAYYEDLVAAFGLTIEATGPNFGSDALLDTIADTPALATFMGGRTRLVWPAGHGLRRIPVTDPTPVYPHSLLWHRDNPHPALATLRAYLAATVTGHDAAGTWTPDWVVPR
- a CDS encoding endonuclease/exonuclease/phosphatase family protein, with protein sequence MRWLAGAMTVACAVLVGPSAPSDALAGGSLPADAVREVVPHRVMTWNLCNPCEESNADRAAEIARYAPQVIGLQEACAGDVARIRNMLARRYGLVYQVVYGSVLQDWGRCGGVPWNPDGYGQALLSAAPMTDRVIVEYPDGGSEDRGYMAVTTSVGGRPVRVFNTHLAERRQESVRADQVGVLAAEVARHGRAIVLGDFNAVPDAPELAPMWALATDTDSECRPSPADGCLTTTDWHSKFDYVFLRGVTALEHHVQPSAYSDHHLLETDLDLGRGVAAAPGAVRKR
- a CDS encoding DinB family protein codes for the protein MVLPSRTRPAYDADERTQLIAWLNMQRALIHWKCEGLSAENAHRAVIPTSPLMTVAGLVSHMRWVEHCWFEVVHMGRPATGPQFDESVDDADMRVEGVPLEQLLREYSEQCAVSDEIIASHHLDDAGRQKEFRAGAATLRWTLMHMIEETGRHAGHLDIVRELLDGSKGYY
- a CDS encoding GNAT family N-acetyltransferase, encoding MDGLEYRRFVAAEVDSLVCFLTRDTWPFHVSATVGRDEVHAWAAAGVFDSDETRTFWITVHGEAVGLIRLMDLGDGTPLFDLRIASDHRGRGMGPRALAWLTRYVFTEFPDAERMEGTTRQDNVAMRRTFEKGGYVKEAHHRDAWPGAGGRRYDSVGYAILRRDWATGTVTPTNWHDERL
- a CDS encoding tetratricopeptide repeat protein — translated: MNLHLLGPLELRIAGSVVDVGQPRRRAVLAALAADAGRPVSVHTLVDRVWDTAAPDGARSVLYSHISRLRRLLDSAQSTAGGVDAEPPLAPLRIRRTSGGYVLEADEHTVDLLRFRSLVAQGREPHLSDTHRAHVLGEAMRLWRGVPMAGLPGAWAERTRAAWTQERVEAALAWARTLLRQGKPEEVPAVLQPLLAEHPLCEPLAVAVVRSLAAAGRAAEAVHAYTVIHRQLRTELGVDPGPELQAAYEETLRDAGRVESSGSGSAPAAVSTPHPAPGAALVPIPAQLPMGISHFCGREEQLAELTRCLIGKDGPAGPAAGESGAAVVVSAVSGTAGVGKTALVVRWAHRFRQAFPDGQLYVDLRGYDPDEPLSAAQALAGFLTALGVPGQDIPPRLDDRAARYRTAVDGRRLLILLDNAASAAQVRPLLPGSPTCKVVVTSRDSLSSLVSVHGAHRVILDVLSPDEAHTLLRALLGSRVDADRAAATALAELCGSLPLALRVAAELVLSRPREPLADLVEELRDHRRRLDVLDSGDGDPRAAVRAVFSWSYDRLPEPDARLFRLLGLHPGPDVDAYSAAALAGETVERTRRSLDVLSRAHLVHRSGPGCHGMHDLLRAYAADLTSRHDGTAERDAALTRLLDHCLAASAAAMDVLYPAERHLRPVVEAPAGALPPLRTADECRAWLRAAQPTLVALCSRTEEPGPSRHTVRLATTLHRHYERSGHLADAMTVHTHALRAARAVGDVVGEVDVLVCVGAVHRRLGDHESAHRHHADALDLCRRVGYRAGEARHLTNVGVLHELQGRYRDAADHHEQSVELFRAVGDVHGEADALNNLGIVQELLEDYQASIERYQQALVLYRRTGHAFGEASALGNLGIVLARLGDHAAAAGRFERALALFRRLGHTGGEAHALSNLGDALCRQGEHEEAAEHQRQALVLFRRTGEPYGEAGALNGLGEALHGAGRHTEALDAHASALEVARGIGEQEEQARAHIGAALVRQGRGERARAVDHLRQALSLYTALGSPRAEETRKMLLSVTAD
- a CDS encoding glycosyltransferase family 2 protein; protein product: MINLPHVIALIPAYKETDSLGHVLDALRRQTHPADRVIVTLDPHKDARRTGELERISREAGAEVWHSSGNRFKKAGNLNGALDRLLPTLADDDAVLIQDADTYLDPHFLEVTRKRMSQGYGAVGGNFRGRSGGRLCGAFQRNEFARYARDTARKSGKVLCLTGTACLFRVKALKDVLAARDSGRLPAADGVYDTKALTEDNELTLALKHRGWRIVAPARATMTTEVMETWRALAKQRLRWKRGALENLFGYGLTRHTMEGWARQVIAFLGATVSTVYVGSVIWFLVVGAGLRITPFWIAFTAFYAIERAVTVKSRGWRAALASMLVIPEWFYDLFLQGVHIRALADAALQRERCW
- a CDS encoding class E sortase, which translates into the protein MRNALRLLGIGLILAGMTLGGFKVFQDWRSDHAYMHAQQALREEFQKSAAHPKAAPEKKPAAHEGQALAVLRIPRFGPQYAPVVVQGVSQASLRKGPGHFPGTAMPGETGNFALAGHRTGWGQPFNRLPELRKGDAVTVERQGKSATYRVTRTKVVKPTDVGVVLPVPDRPAAEPDKARITLTTCTDRGPDGTYVHRFVVWGELAER